A genome region from Arachis duranensis cultivar V14167 chromosome 6, aradu.V14167.gnm2.J7QH, whole genome shotgun sequence includes the following:
- the LOC107493437 gene encoding uncharacterized protein LOC107493437 gives MAGEDGFIVLVHHRGSIKRKTRSGVKFTDKDPLCIIVSSTTSYDDLARSVLQKLGLDGVKRVKKFFYRIPIMVLQDTVKYDCFTIGSDEDLQLGGSNRNTNTLATVAGSSSRPAVASSSVPAYEIPAPPVASPSFAVDLNGSAGDEVGTAELVPTSVHCAAPAGAGDGLFDDVEDDDVEPDMIADDSGDDIGASEPAGAGGGSSSSTQQYPPHFSSLDLDAMRQPGVPGEAAGFGARDAEGSTGMTEFQVGQQFQDKEDALLSVKTYSIRRGVQYKVVEFDYRRYVSKCSKFGNGCTWLIRLSLRQCKGIWEVKRYNGPHTCLASSISSDHRSLDYHVISAFIMPMVRADASVSFKVLLNATASHYGSGRPTGGSV, from the exons ATGGCTGGTGAGGATGGTTTTATAGTGTTGGTTCACCACAGAGGATCGATTAAGAGGAAAACTCGGTCAGGTGTCAAGTTCACCGATAAGGATCCTCTCTGTATTATTGTGAGTTCTACGACGAGCTATGATGACCTTGCTAGGTCTGTACTGCAGAAACTTGGTCTGGATGGTGTTAAACGGGTTAAGAAGTTTTTCTATCGCATTCCAATCATGGTGCTCCAAGATACCGTGAAGTATGATTGTTTCACGATCGGGAGTGATGAGGACTTGCAG CTCGGGGGTTCGAACCGGAATACCAATACTTTAGCGACGGTTGCCGGTTCTAGCTCAAGACCTGCCGTTGCATCTTCCTCAGTCCCTGCGTACGAGATACCGGCCCCGCCTGTTGCCTCCCCTTCGTTCGCTGTTGATCTCAACGGCAGTGCTGGCGACGAGGTTGGAACAGCGGAACTTGTACCTACCTCTGTACACTGTGCTGCACCGGCTGGGGCTGGAGATGGATTGTTTGATGATGTAGAGGATGATGATGTCGAGCCGGATATGATTGCTGATGATAGTGGCGATGATATCGGAGCGAGTGAGCCTGCCGGTGCCGGTGGTGGCTCTAGCTCTAGCACACAGCAGTACCCTCCAcatttttcatctttggaccTGGATGCCATGAGGCAGCCGGGGGTACCTGGGGAGGCTGCAGGATTTGGCGCTAGAGATGCAGAAGGCTCAACTGGTATGACAGAGTTCCAGGTTGGTCAGCAATTTCAGGATAAGGAGGATGCCCTGTTAAGTGTGAAGACTTACAGCATCCGCCGAGGTGTACAGTACAAGGTTGTGGAGTTTGATTATCGCCGTTACGTTAGCAAGTGTTCTAAGTTCgggaatgggtgcacatggttgattcggCTGAGTCTCCGGCAGTGCAAGGGCATATGGGAGGTCAAACGGTACAATGGACCGCATACTTGTCTCGCCAGCTCTATCTCCAGCGATCACAGGAGTTTGGATTATCATGTGATATCGGCATTCATTATGCCAATGGTTAGAGCTGATGCTTCCGTATCCTTCAAGGTGCTCCTAAATGCGACTGCCTCGCACTATGGGTCAGGCCGACCTACAGGAGGGTCTGTATAG